A window from Deinococcus koreensis encodes these proteins:
- a CDS encoding ABC transporter permease, with protein sequence MAYLTRKLVILLLTLWVAATLNFVLPRLVPGDPVSVMLAKYQGRLDVAAVDALKIAYGLNDQGSALSQYLAYLGQLFSGNFGRSISLFPSTVTEVVARALPWTLGLIGITTVLSFVIGSALGLYSGWKRGSRLADALTPVALFLNSMPYFWFALLILYVFAFLLRWFPLSGAVDPFPGPTFSPPWWASVLRHAVLPGATILVTSVGGWLLTMRNNVITITGEDYIALARAKGLSERRILTHYVMRNALLPSLTSFGMALGFVVGGAILTELVFSYPGLGYALYQSVVNLDYPLMQGLFFIIAFAVLVANFLVDILVTVLDPRTRSGRA encoded by the coding sequence GTGGCGTACCTGACGCGCAAACTCGTGATCCTGCTGCTGACCCTCTGGGTGGCGGCCACCTTGAACTTCGTGCTGCCCCGGCTGGTGCCGGGCGACCCCGTGAGCGTGATGCTCGCCAAATACCAGGGCCGGCTGGACGTGGCCGCCGTGGACGCCCTGAAGATCGCCTACGGCCTGAACGACCAGGGCAGTGCGCTGTCGCAGTACCTGGCGTACCTGGGCCAGCTGTTTTCGGGGAACTTCGGCCGCTCGATCAGCCTCTTTCCCAGCACCGTGACCGAGGTGGTGGCCCGCGCCCTGCCCTGGACGCTGGGCCTCATCGGGATCACCACCGTCCTGTCCTTCGTCATCGGCTCCGCGCTGGGCCTGTACAGCGGCTGGAAACGCGGCTCGCGGCTGGCCGACGCCCTGACCCCGGTGGCCCTGTTCCTGAACTCCATGCCGTACTTCTGGTTCGCCCTGCTGATCCTGTACGTGTTCGCCTTCCTGCTGAGGTGGTTTCCCCTGAGCGGCGCGGTCGATCCCTTTCCCGGCCCCACCTTCAGCCCGCCGTGGTGGGCCTCGGTGCTGCGGCACGCGGTCTTGCCGGGAGCGACCATCCTGGTCACGTCGGTGGGGGGCTGGCTGCTCACCATGCGGAACAACGTCATCACCATCACGGGTGAGGACTACATCGCCCTGGCGCGCGCCAAGGGCCTGAGCGAGCGGCGCATCCTGACCCACTACGTGATGAGGAATGCCCTGCTGCCCAGCCTGACCTCGTTCGGCATGGCGCTGGGCTTCGTGGTGGGCGGCGCGATCCTGACCGAGCTGGTGTTCTCCTATCCCGGCCTGGGCTACGCGCTGTACCAGTCGGTGGTCAATCTGGACTACCCGCTCATGCAGGGCCTCTTTTTCATCATCGCCTTCGCCGTGCTCGTGGCCAACTTCCTGGTGGACATCCTGGTCACGGTGCTCGATCCGCGCACCCGTTCGGGGCGGGCGTGA
- a CDS encoding ABC transporter substrate-binding protein: protein MKRNLLSPLALLTLALAAISPAAQAQGSTFTVVRPTQWGSHNLNPFLPGDQHLLPTNSAIYETLFYVNSIDGKVTPVLGTASKWSADNKTLTVTTRGGVKWNDGQAFSAADAAFTFNYLKQFPALDTTGIWKSGLTSVKASGNTLTFSFSAPNTPVFAYLANTPIVPQHIWKDVKDPLTFTNQKPVATGPFVFDSYSQQALRVLKNKSYWMPDKPAVDAVVWLATSSNDAALLKLLSGEVDFGYVGISDPKGFAAKGKDNVYWWPTNNINFLYFNTVKAPMNDPAFRRAVAGAINTQNVAQKAYAGAVPAASASAIMPGQQAQWLPDSARALLPKYDTAAADAALTAAGYKKDAQGRRLGKDGKPLPAFKILVGAGWTDFITMAQVVGDDLKKVGIATTIDQQAWGSYSGGLQTGTYDMGVSWGWGNGATPYYTFNAAFNPDFSAPVGKTAPSNLSRYTNPAITKALASFRSTSDTAAQKKAMSTIITTVLKDMPWVPLTDRTQFGLYHTSRFTGFPSPQNPYNDASPDDAPGARLLYLNVKPK, encoded by the coding sequence ATGAAGAGGAACCTGCTCAGCCCGCTGGCCCTGCTGACCCTCGCCCTCGCCGCCATCAGCCCCGCCGCGCAGGCGCAGGGCAGTACGTTCACCGTCGTGCGCCCGACCCAGTGGGGCTCGCACAACCTCAACCCCTTCCTGCCGGGCGACCAGCACCTGCTGCCCACCAACTCGGCCATCTACGAAACGCTGTTCTACGTCAATTCCATCGACGGCAAGGTCACGCCCGTGCTGGGCACTGCCTCCAAGTGGAGCGCCGACAACAAGACCCTGACCGTGACCACCCGCGGGGGCGTGAAGTGGAACGACGGACAGGCCTTCAGCGCCGCCGACGCGGCCTTCACCTTCAACTACCTCAAGCAGTTCCCGGCGCTGGACACCACGGGCATCTGGAAGAGCGGCCTGACGAGCGTCAAGGCCAGCGGGAACACCCTGACCTTCAGCTTCAGCGCGCCCAACACGCCGGTCTTCGCCTACCTGGCGAATACGCCCATCGTGCCGCAGCACATCTGGAAGGACGTGAAAGACCCGCTGACCTTCACCAACCAGAAGCCGGTGGCGACCGGGCCCTTCGTGTTCGACTCCTACAGCCAGCAGGCGCTGCGGGTACTCAAGAACAAGTCCTACTGGATGCCCGACAAGCCCGCCGTGGACGCGGTGGTCTGGCTGGCGACGAGTTCCAACGACGCCGCGCTGCTCAAGCTGCTCAGCGGCGAGGTGGATTTCGGCTACGTGGGCATCTCCGATCCCAAGGGTTTCGCGGCCAAGGGCAAGGACAACGTGTACTGGTGGCCCACCAACAACATCAACTTCCTGTACTTCAACACGGTCAAGGCGCCCATGAACGACCCGGCCTTCCGCCGCGCGGTCGCCGGGGCCATCAACACCCAGAACGTGGCCCAGAAGGCCTATGCGGGGGCCGTGCCCGCCGCCAGCGCCTCGGCCATCATGCCCGGCCAGCAGGCCCAGTGGCTGCCCGACAGCGCCAGGGCCCTGCTGCCCAAATACGACACGGCCGCCGCCGACGCCGCATTAACCGCTGCCGGGTACAAGAAAGACGCCCAGGGCCGCCGGCTCGGCAAGGACGGCAAGCCCCTGCCCGCCTTCAAGATCCTGGTGGGCGCGGGCTGGACGGATTTCATCACCATGGCGCAGGTCGTGGGCGACGACCTGAAGAAGGTGGGCATCGCCACGACCATCGACCAGCAGGCCTGGGGCAGCTACTCGGGCGGCCTGCAGACCGGCACCTACGACATGGGGGTCAGCTGGGGCTGGGGCAACGGCGCGACGCCGTACTACACCTTCAACGCCGCCTTCAACCCCGATTTCAGCGCGCCGGTGGGCAAGACGGCGCCCAGCAACCTCTCGCGCTACACCAACCCGGCGATCACCAAGGCGCTGGCTTCCTTCCGCTCGACCAGCGACACGGCCGCCCAGAAAAAGGCCATGAGCACCATCATCACCACCGTCCTCAAGGACATGCCCTGGGTGCCGCTGACCGACCGCACGCAGTTCGGGCTGTACCACACCAGCCGCTTCACCGGCTTTCCCAGCCCCCAGAACCCGTATAACGACGCCTCGCCCGACGACGCGCCCGGCGCCCGGCTGCTGTACCTGAACGTCAAACCCAAGTAG
- a CDS encoding LacI family DNA-binding transcriptional regulator — MLPATAPAEPQARSAGIREVARQSGVSIATVSRVFNNEASVSPETRQRVLECAAALGYEPSPLGRNLVTGRSYLMGLIMPNISFPLYGLMLNGAEDFLAGHGMRVLLASSHDDLQTELGAAGHLLRYAVDGGIVINSLAGEALPRQRQAPWVHIAPEQAGLPWRVELDNEAGGRLAAEELLRGGGRELSFVAGYGRESADRERGFAGALRARGLEYRRVAGDYSVESGEAAAHTLLAGPLDGVFAAGDLMAAGVLRALRAAGRRVPDDVAVIGFDDTPLAALLYPPLSSIRQPAYEMGAAAAALAVHLLSGATGEPVALQPQLIRRDSTAPP, encoded by the coding sequence GTGCTGCCCGCGACCGCTCCCGCCGAACCCCAGGCACGCTCCGCCGGAATCCGCGAGGTCGCGCGGCAGAGCGGCGTGTCGATCGCCACGGTGTCGCGGGTGTTCAACAACGAGGCCTCGGTGAGTCCGGAGACCCGTCAGCGGGTGCTGGAGTGCGCCGCCGCGCTGGGTTACGAACCCAGCCCGCTGGGACGCAATCTGGTCACCGGGCGCAGCTACCTGATGGGCCTGATCATGCCGAACATCAGCTTTCCGCTCTACGGCCTGATGCTGAACGGCGCAGAGGACTTCCTGGCCGGCCACGGGATGCGCGTGCTGCTGGCCTCCAGCCACGACGACCTGCAGACCGAACTGGGTGCCGCCGGGCACCTGCTGCGCTACGCCGTGGACGGCGGCATCGTGATCAACTCGCTGGCGGGCGAGGCGCTTCCCAGGCAGCGGCAGGCGCCCTGGGTGCATATCGCGCCGGAACAGGCCGGCCTGCCCTGGCGGGTCGAACTGGACAACGAGGCGGGCGGGCGGCTGGCAGCCGAGGAACTGCTGCGCGGCGGGGGGCGTGAACTGTCGTTCGTGGCCGGGTATGGCCGCGAATCGGCTGACCGGGAACGCGGCTTCGCGGGGGCGCTGCGCGCGCGTGGCCTGGAGTACCGCCGCGTGGCGGGCGACTATTCGGTCGAGTCTGGCGAGGCGGCGGCCCATACCCTGCTGGCCGGCCCGCTGGACGGTGTGTTCGCGGCCGGCGACCTGATGGCCGCTGGCGTGCTGCGGGCGCTGCGCGCGGCGGGGCGCCGGGTGCCGGACGACGTGGCCGTGATCGGTTTCGACGACACCCCGCTGGCCGCGCTGCTGTATCCGCCCCTGTCGAGCATCCGGCAGCCGGCCTACGAGATGGGCGCGGCGGCGGCCGCTCTGGCCGTGCACCTGCTGTCGGGCGCCACCGGCGAACCCGTGGCCCTGCAGCCGCAGCTGATCCGACGCGATTCGACCGCTCCACCCTGA
- a CDS encoding endo-1,4-beta-xylanase, with protein MVTLSLLAPGSLAACSGPAADAPTAQSGAIGAEAAASIPAGGTDVLGADPAAAFARDSGPSLKIETVTVQGPGFTQARRITGTGPFATPYDEQLSATSRTPIAQDDVLLVQFWARSTSSAPARTEFVFEQAGEGYQKSVSVALSLTSQWTLYSVPFKAALAYPAGGGAARFRLGYPNQSFEVGGIVLKNYAKGQTVGALPFAGFSYAGREPDAPWRAAAAARIEKLRKADLQVRVQDATGAPIAGATVKLEMRRHAFPFGSEVAVERLFENSPDGQKYQQLIPTLFNRVVLGNALKWPVWEGGWPGSQRPDALKALQFFKAKGIPVRGHNLLWPCAEDYCLPTDVPPLFSNPAALRARIDQHFIDILGATKGQIVEWDVINEPSANKRLSQVLGEDEMAAQLRRAKQLDPAARMFINDYGNLGEGDLDVEFTRILKRMQALGAPLEGIGLQGHFGYQLTPPDELYRRLGEFGALGLPLAITEFDVNVPGEALQADYLRDFLTVAFSTPQVSSFMMWGFWEGQHWLPQAALYRQDWSIKPSGQAFKDLVFKRWWTNASGTSDAAGQYRTRGFLGDYRLTVTARGRTTTQAISLKKGMAPVIVRR; from the coding sequence ATGGTCACCCTCAGCCTGCTCGCTCCAGGGTCGCTGGCCGCCTGTTCCGGCCCGGCCGCCGACGCCCCGACCGCCCAGTCCGGCGCCATCGGGGCGGAGGCCGCCGCGTCCATCCCCGCCGGAGGCACCGACGTGCTGGGTGCCGACCCTGCGGCGGCCTTCGCGCGGGACTCGGGCCCGTCGCTGAAGATCGAGACGGTGACCGTACAGGGGCCCGGGTTCACCCAGGCGCGGCGCATCACGGGCACCGGGCCCTTCGCGACGCCCTACGACGAGCAGCTCTCGGCCACCAGCCGCACGCCGATCGCCCAGGACGACGTGCTGCTGGTGCAGTTCTGGGCCCGCAGCACCTCCAGCGCCCCGGCCCGCACGGAGTTCGTGTTCGAGCAGGCGGGCGAGGGCTACCAGAAGTCCGTGAGCGTGGCGCTCAGCCTGACGTCCCAGTGGACGCTGTACAGCGTGCCCTTCAAGGCCGCGCTGGCCTATCCGGCGGGGGGCGGGGCCGCCCGCTTCCGCCTGGGCTACCCGAACCAGAGCTTCGAGGTGGGCGGCATCGTCCTGAAGAACTACGCGAAGGGCCAGACCGTGGGCGCCCTGCCCTTCGCGGGCTTCAGCTACGCCGGGCGCGAGCCGGACGCCCCCTGGCGCGCCGCCGCCGCCGCCCGGATCGAGAAGCTCCGCAAGGCCGACCTGCAGGTCAGGGTGCAGGACGCCACTGGAGCGCCCATCGCGGGCGCCACGGTGAAGCTGGAGATGCGGCGGCACGCCTTCCCCTTCGGCAGCGAGGTGGCCGTCGAACGCCTCTTCGAGAACAGCCCCGACGGGCAGAAGTACCAGCAGCTCATTCCCACGCTGTTCAACCGCGTGGTGCTGGGCAACGCGCTGAAATGGCCCGTGTGGGAGGGCGGCTGGCCCGGCAGCCAGCGCCCGGACGCCCTGAAGGCCCTGCAGTTCTTCAAGGCCAAAGGCATTCCGGTTCGCGGGCACAACCTGCTGTGGCCCTGCGCGGAGGACTACTGCCTGCCCACCGACGTGCCCCCGCTGTTCAGCAATCCGGCCGCCCTGAGGGCGCGGATCGACCAGCACTTCATCGACATCCTGGGGGCCACGAAGGGCCAGATCGTCGAGTGGGACGTGATCAACGAGCCCAGCGCCAACAAGCGGCTCTCGCAGGTGCTGGGCGAGGACGAGATGGCGGCGCAGCTCCGGCGCGCCAAACAGCTCGACCCTGCCGCCCGGATGTTCATCAACGACTACGGCAACCTGGGCGAGGGCGATCTGGACGTGGAATTCACCCGTATCCTGAAACGGATGCAGGCGCTGGGCGCGCCGCTGGAGGGGATCGGGCTGCAGGGCCACTTCGGCTACCAGCTCACCCCGCCCGACGAGCTGTACCGCCGGCTGGGAGAGTTCGGGGCCCTGGGCCTGCCGCTCGCCATCACCGAATTCGATGTGAACGTGCCGGGCGAGGCCCTGCAGGCCGACTACCTGCGCGATTTCCTGACCGTGGCCTTCTCCACCCCACAGGTCAGCAGCTTCATGATGTGGGGCTTCTGGGAAGGCCAGCACTGGTTGCCCCAGGCCGCCCTGTACCGTCAGGACTGGAGCATCAAACCCAGCGGACAGGCCTTCAAGGATCTGGTCTTCAAGCGGTGGTGGACGAACGCCAGCGGCACCAGCGACGCGGCCGGGCAGTACCGCACGCGCGGCTTCCTGGGCGACTACCGGCTCACGGTCACGGCCAGGGGCAGGACGACGACCCAGGCCATCTCCCTGAAAAAGGGCATGGCTCCGGTGATCGTCCGCCGCTGA
- a CDS encoding methyltransferase domain-containing protein, whose amino-acid sequence MDDLPPAAFRRQDESPDELFYRQPRFVTHIDEGAIGAVTALYREYFPARGRVLDLMSSWISHLPPEVAYREVVGLGLNRDELAGNPRLSRFVVQNLNAAPHLPFADASFDAAGLAVSIDYLTDPVSVLRDLGRVLVPGGPLVITFSNRCFPSKAVMVWHALEDAGRVQLVRRYLEAAGNWTAIETLDRSPQPRGRFGGDPLYAVVGRSLGPGPDTTSS is encoded by the coding sequence ATGGACGACCTGCCGCCCGCCGCCTTCCGCCGCCAGGACGAGAGCCCCGATGAACTCTTCTACCGCCAGCCCCGCTTCGTGACCCATATCGACGAGGGCGCGATCGGGGCGGTGACGGCCCTGTACCGCGAGTATTTTCCGGCGAGGGGCCGCGTCCTCGACCTGATGAGCAGCTGGATCAGCCACCTGCCCCCGGAGGTCGCGTACCGCGAGGTGGTCGGTCTGGGCCTCAACCGGGACGAACTCGCCGGCAACCCCCGCCTGAGCCGCTTCGTGGTGCAGAACCTGAATGCCGCGCCGCACCTCCCCTTCGCCGACGCCTCCTTCGACGCGGCCGGGCTGGCGGTGTCCATCGACTACCTCACGGATCCGGTCTCCGTGCTGCGCGACCTGGGCCGGGTGCTGGTGCCGGGCGGGCCGCTGGTGATCACCTTCTCCAACCGCTGCTTCCCGAGCAAGGCGGTGATGGTCTGGCACGCGCTGGAAGACGCCGGGCGGGTGCAGCTGGTTCGGCGCTATCTGGAGGCGGCCGGAAACTGGACGGCCATCGAGACCCTCGACCGGAGTCCGCAGCCCCGCGGCCGCTTCGGCGGCGATCCCCTCTACGCGGTGGTCGGCCGCTCGCTCGGGCCGGGGCCGGACACCACGTCCAGCTAA
- a CDS encoding tetratricopeptide repeat-containing sensor histidine kinase, giving the protein MHEQSPSLPAQTCIAQGKVYRDLGEPMRALERFDHALELSLACENEALQGDALNHRAGVLHLCGEYARALKDTAEAMHLARRLGDEQRAVHCLINVGLLYENMGDDLRALNTCEQALDILSTLDNRPLEAICTVNLGYAHKRPGQVKVEIAALDGLGQVWADLGYSAGALDLHRVVIRRAQETEDAESEMDALLNLGRVFRQTEERSQAIDAFSRSLDIARRSGRMKTEAEALELLADTLIELGDQAEALRHFREFHRVEKLLFNEEGERRTRQLSIQFDLERAQHETEVHRLRTRVEREAREQAEATVVQRTLELERGRDIIEQQRAELQGKVLSLHGLLDQNEGLRQRLVRAATRSATLNERFLRRLSAELHDGPAQELGFALMKLDSLELDVVGEVSPARREEVNTELEVIHGAIQHALLEMRAISGGMCLPELHHLSLTETLGRVILAHQRRTGSDVELLTDGDGEEMPLPLKITVYRLAQESLTNAFKHAGAVGQRVGLWVEAHQVRLEISD; this is encoded by the coding sequence TTGCACGAGCAGTCCCCATCCCTGCCGGCCCAGACCTGTATCGCCCAGGGCAAGGTCTACCGGGATCTGGGCGAGCCCATGCGCGCGCTGGAGCGGTTCGATCATGCCCTGGAACTCTCGCTGGCCTGCGAGAACGAGGCCCTGCAGGGCGACGCGCTCAACCATCGGGCCGGCGTTCTGCACCTGTGTGGGGAATACGCACGGGCCCTCAAGGACACCGCAGAGGCCATGCACCTCGCCCGGCGGCTGGGCGACGAGCAGCGGGCGGTGCACTGCCTGATCAACGTGGGCCTGCTCTACGAGAACATGGGCGATGACCTGCGCGCCCTGAACACCTGCGAGCAGGCCCTGGACATCCTCTCCACCCTGGATAACAGGCCCCTGGAAGCCATCTGCACGGTGAACCTGGGCTACGCCCATAAGCGCCCCGGCCAGGTCAAGGTCGAAATCGCGGCGCTCGACGGGCTGGGGCAAGTTTGGGCGGATCTCGGGTACAGTGCCGGCGCCCTGGATCTCCACCGGGTGGTCATCCGCCGCGCCCAGGAGACTGAGGACGCGGAGAGCGAGATGGACGCCCTGCTGAACCTCGGCCGGGTCTTCCGGCAGACGGAGGAGCGGAGCCAGGCCATCGACGCCTTCTCCAGAAGCCTGGACATCGCGCGGCGCAGCGGCCGCATGAAGACCGAGGCCGAGGCTCTAGAGCTGCTGGCCGACACGCTGATCGAGCTGGGCGACCAAGCCGAGGCGCTGAGGCATTTCCGGGAGTTCCACCGCGTCGAGAAGCTGCTGTTCAACGAGGAGGGCGAGCGCCGAACCCGGCAGCTGAGCATCCAGTTCGATCTGGAACGCGCCCAGCACGAAACTGAGGTCCACCGCCTGCGAACCCGGGTCGAGCGCGAGGCCCGTGAACAGGCCGAGGCCACCGTCGTGCAGCGCACCCTTGAGCTGGAGCGCGGCCGGGACATCATCGAGCAGCAGCGGGCCGAGTTGCAGGGGAAGGTGCTCAGCCTCCACGGGCTGCTGGATCAGAACGAGGGGCTGCGCCAGCGACTGGTGCGGGCGGCCACCCGCAGCGCCACCCTCAACGAGCGCTTCCTGCGCCGCCTGAGCGCGGAGCTGCACGACGGCCCGGCCCAGGAACTGGGGTTCGCGCTCATGAAACTCGACAGCCTGGAGTTGGACGTGGTCGGTGAGGTCTCCCCTGCCCGCCGGGAGGAGGTGAACACAGAGCTGGAGGTCATCCACGGGGCCATCCAGCACGCCCTGCTGGAAATGCGCGCCATCTCCGGCGGGATGTGCCTCCCGGAACTGCATCACCTCTCGCTGACCGAAACCCTCGGGCGCGTGATCCTGGCCCACCAGCGCCGCACCGGCAGCGACGTGGAACTGCTGACCGACGGGGACGGGGAGGAGATGCCCCTGCCCCTGAAGATCACGGTCTACCGGCTGGCCCAGGAGTCCCTCACGAACGCGTTCAAACACGCGGGAGCGGTGGGCCAGCGCGTCGGCCTGTGGGTTGAGGCCCATCAGGTGCGGCTTGAGATCAGCGACTAG
- a CDS encoding ATP-binding protein: MERGEHLGLLGMRERAESLGGSFQVVSSPGQGTRVQVLLPIPEFTSRGDEAGA, encoded by the coding sequence CTGGAACGCGGCGAACACCTGGGCCTGCTGGGAATGCGGGAACGGGCGGAGAGTCTGGGGGGCAGTTTTCAGGTGGTCAGTTCGCCCGGTCAGGGCACGCGCGTTCAGGTACTCCTGCCCATCCCCGAATTCACCTCCAGGGGAGACGAGGCCGGTGCCTAA
- a CDS encoding response regulator produces the protein MPNSPLLEPSAAGLEPESVRVRRGAAGLVLVDDHSRFREATASALRVDPAVQILGQGKCADDALRLARDLQPDLMLLDITMPGNGLCAARAIRATFPDIRIIMLTFSAAEDDVNAALAAGAQGYVLKGVGGRSLLRIVQAVLRREHYLAPELTGLLLLR, from the coding sequence GTGCCTAACTCCCCCCTGCTGGAGCCGTCCGCGGCCGGCCTGGAGCCCGAATCCGTGCGGGTGCGGCGCGGCGCGGCCGGACTGGTGCTGGTGGACGACCACAGCCGCTTCCGGGAAGCGACGGCGTCGGCCCTGCGGGTCGACCCTGCAGTGCAGATCCTGGGTCAGGGGAAGTGTGCCGACGACGCCCTGCGGCTGGCGCGCGACCTGCAGCCCGACCTGATGCTGCTCGACATCACCATGCCGGGCAATGGCCTGTGTGCGGCCCGGGCCATCCGCGCCACGTTCCCGGATATCCGGATCATTATGCTGACCTTCTCCGCCGCCGAGGACGACGTGAACGCGGCGCTGGCGGCCGGCGCACAGGGCTATGTGCTCAAGGGTGTAGGTGGACGCAGCCTGCTCCGGATCGTGCAGGCTGTCCTGCGGAGAGAACACTACCTGGCTCCCGAACTCACCGGCCTGCTACTGCTGCGTTGA
- a CDS encoding ParA family protein: MTSSSTGPLVIAVAGLKGGIAKTTTSIHIAGVLAEAGQRVLLADGDRIRTSTAWARGGHLPFTVAAVTALARARDYDAVILDTEGGPGNTELLEFARTADLTLLPTSPDINGLDGAAQTAEVLKGGQIPLDRYVALLTMVRPGGMKVIQARKGLQRLGVPVMDASVRLSEAFRDAANAAVLVKDVKSDIAAKCWRDYREVTDEALKRVLAGRA, from the coding sequence ATGACTTCTTCGTCCACAGGGCCTCTGGTCATCGCCGTCGCGGGCCTCAAAGGCGGCATCGCCAAAACCACCACGAGTATCCATATCGCCGGGGTGCTGGCCGAGGCCGGACAACGTGTCCTGCTGGCAGACGGCGACCGTATCCGCACCAGCACCGCCTGGGCGCGGGGCGGCCATCTGCCCTTCACGGTGGCGGCCGTCACGGCGCTCGCCCGCGCCCGTGACTACGATGCGGTCATCCTGGACACCGAGGGCGGGCCAGGGAACACCGAGCTGCTGGAGTTCGCCCGCACCGCTGATCTGACGCTGCTGCCCACCAGCCCGGATATCAACGGTCTGGACGGCGCTGCCCAGACGGCCGAGGTGCTCAAGGGCGGCCAGATTCCACTCGACCGCTACGTGGCCCTGCTCACCATGGTTCGTCCCGGAGGTATGAAGGTGATCCAAGCACGCAAAGGACTGCAGCGCCTCGGCGTACCTGTCATGGACGCCAGCGTCCGGCTCTCGGAAGCCTTCCGGGACGCCGCGAATGCGGCGGTTCTGGTCAAGGACGTCAAGAGTGACATCGCGGCCAAGTGCTGGAGAGATTACCGCGAGGTCACGGACGAAGCCCTGAAGCGCGTGCTGGCGGGCCGCGCATGA
- a CDS encoding replication initiator protein A, with protein MTTKLTRFDELNLSRLNLISAVDQADVNEWDVTFESQGRVVRVQCEALPKYAVPHGLDSDVTAALLNLYIELGEPEDGRFSVSATTLLKLCGWHNTGKYHATLRNCLERLHTSSYSVSGGWRDHPKGRWTHAKFHFIESLDFSSGDRTGGFDERTIISGRLADSIVASIRSGYVKPLDSEFMLSLSRPRTRALYRILDGARFDPQHPEEPLDTLEVSLIGWADQCKIPSTIPGNIRRALESPHAELVKRGYLRAVTLTGRGKDQMIRYEFVREFTPMDAVLSRRFRTYGVADGVARRLVREHGREFLIASMDRFDVLVRDAVLVIRKTKAAALMHLIAHPDEYPYPVAGAKAASAGGAPAAKVKTAKADRMEPLLELPTLADEFRDLPAEQVAEKAINRLNFHYRRLLDVSDLDALRQALLDGEVDVVKLLEDAVAAVAKLQKEEFARELKWRLGQR; from the coding sequence GTGACCACAAAGCTCACCCGGTTCGACGAGCTGAACCTGTCGCGCCTCAATCTCATCTCCGCTGTCGATCAGGCGGACGTCAACGAATGGGACGTCACCTTCGAATCGCAGGGCCGGGTGGTGCGGGTGCAGTGCGAAGCGCTTCCGAAATACGCCGTGCCACACGGTCTGGACAGCGACGTCACGGCGGCCCTGCTCAATCTCTACATCGAGCTGGGGGAGCCGGAGGATGGGCGGTTCTCGGTGAGTGCCACCACCCTGCTCAAGCTCTGCGGCTGGCACAACACCGGGAAGTACCACGCGACGCTACGGAACTGTCTGGAGCGGCTGCACACCTCGTCCTACAGCGTCAGCGGGGGCTGGCGGGATCACCCGAAAGGACGCTGGACGCACGCCAAATTCCATTTCATCGAATCGCTCGATTTCAGCAGCGGCGACCGAACGGGCGGCTTCGACGAGCGCACCATCATTTCCGGCCGTCTCGCCGACTCCATCGTGGCGAGCATCCGCAGCGGCTACGTCAAGCCGCTGGACTCGGAATTCATGCTGTCGTTGTCGCGTCCCCGCACGCGGGCGCTGTACCGGATCTTGGACGGCGCCCGCTTCGATCCGCAGCACCCGGAGGAGCCCCTCGACACGCTGGAGGTCAGCCTGATCGGGTGGGCGGATCAGTGCAAGATTCCCAGCACTATTCCCGGCAACATCCGCCGCGCTCTGGAATCTCCCCACGCAGAGCTGGTCAAACGCGGTTACCTGCGTGCCGTGACCCTGACAGGGCGCGGTAAGGATCAGATGATCCGCTACGAGTTCGTACGGGAGTTCACGCCCATGGACGCGGTGCTCTCGCGCCGCTTTCGCACCTACGGGGTGGCCGACGGGGTGGCGCGCCGGCTCGTCCGGGAGCACGGCCGGGAGTTCCTGATCGCCAGTATGGATCGCTTCGACGTGCTGGTGCGTGACGCCGTGCTGGTGATCCGCAAGACCAAGGCGGCCGCGCTTATGCACCTGATCGCTCATCCGGACGAGTATCCCTATCCGGTAGCGGGCGCAAAGGCGGCCTCCGCTGGAGGCGCACCGGCCGCGAAGGTCAAAACGGCCAAGGCCGACCGCATGGAGCCGCTTCTGGAACTGCCGACCCTGGCGGATGAATTCAGGGATCTGCCTGCGGAGCAGGTGGCGGAGAAAGCCATCAACCGCCTCAACTTCCACTACCGTCGCCTGCTGGATGTCAGCGATCTGGACGCGCTGCGTCAGGCCCTGCTGGATGGCGAGGTCGACGTGGTCAAACTGCTTGAAGATGCTGTGGCGGCGGTGGCCAAACTGCAGAAAGAAGAGTTTGCACGGGAACTTAAATGGCGCCTGGGCCAGCGCTGA
- a CDS encoding transposase yields the protein MPLPVSSPAAPTHQLTDREWRGIERLLPLPSPRGRPFADRQSVMTGVVWQFLTSCPWRAVPRQYAPWQTCYHYRRELDRLGVWPEIVRALELVPGSLLTGTAGKPASADMGDGYRVELLRGTEEVE from the coding sequence ATGCCTCTTCCCGTCTCCAGCCCTGCCGCGCCGACCCACCAGCTCACGGATCGTGAATGGCGTGGGATCGAACGTCTGCTGCCTCTCCCCAGCCCGCGAGGTCGGCCGTTCGCTGACCGTCAGAGCGTCATGACGGGGGTGGTCTGGCAGTTCCTCACCTCCTGCCCCTGGCGGGCCGTGCCCAGGCAGTACGCACCCTGGCAGACCTGTTACCACTACCGGCGAGAACTCGATCGTCTGGGCGTATGGCCGGAGATCGTCCGGGCGCTGGAACTGGTGCCGGGGTCACTGCTCACCGGGACTGCGGGCAAGCCGGCGTCAGCCGACATGGGGGATGGCTATCGGGTCGAACTTCTGCGTGGAACGGAGGAAGTGGAGTGA